The Candidatus Latescibacter sp. genomic interval TGTACCCATATAGAGCCTGCCGTCATGCTCGACAATCACATCGAGGGAGTTCCAGTGCTGACGGCCCGGGACGGAGGGAATCCAGCCCACCGCTTTGAACCGGTCCTGCGGCTTGGCAACTTTGGGATCATAGCGGATTATCTGGCCGTTCCAGCCGGAAGTGTAGAGGACGCCGTCCGGCATGACATGCATGGCTTTGGCGATGAGCTTGTTGTTGAATTCCACTTCGCCGGGGGTGAAATCGGTCAGGTCTTTCACCACCTCCGCCACTCCCACCATGTGATTGGAAACGGAGGATGCAGTCGTGCCGAAAGTGACCGTTTCCGTTTTCCCGGTGCGGATGTTATAGATGAAAAATCTCCCGGCGGGCGTGGTGAGGCCGTATATCAGTTGACGTTTGCTGTCGATGGCCATAGTATATATGCCCTGGCCTTCCACCGGGATTCCCAGGTCTTCCAGTTTCGGGCCGGCGCCGCCGATGCCGCTTATACGGTAGAGGCGGCCGGTGTTCCAGCTTTTCTCGATCGGATAGAGATTTGCATCCTCCAACTCGTATTTTCCGCCGCTTTTACGGGCGAGCCACCATATCTGCTCCTTCGTGAGCATTGTCCCGGCGTACAGGACATCGCCGTCCAGGACAAACCCCTTCAGCACCGTATTGTGTCCGGGGATATCGGCCAGCACGGTGACCTTCCTTGCCTGGGGGTCGAATCGGAAAATATGGCATCTGTCGCCGGAGGTGGCGCCGTACACGAGATCGCCCGATGCGATGAGCGCCTCGGTGGAGCGCTCGTCCGAGGGAATGCCCTGGTCGCGCAGATTGACCGTATCGAGCTGGTTGTAGAGGAGTGTTTTTGTCCAAACTGAGGGCGCAGAATAAAGACAGAGAATGATGATAAAAAGGAAAGGAAAATTGACAGGATTTACAAGATTTAACAAGATTTTACCGAATCGTTTCATGGGTGGTTCCTTTCTTTAAGGCAGCCCCGGGGTGCCCCAACTTTTTTTCATGAATAAGCAGGGAGTCCATTCGGCATGACATGGGTGAATAGATGCCGAAACAAGTTCGGCAAGTATATAAAATAGTATTTCGTGAAAGTAAAATCCTGTAAAATCTTGTAAATCCTGTCCAAATTGCTTTTTTCTTTTTCTCTTTCTTTGCGTCACTGCGTCTCTGCGAGAAACAGTTTAATTGTTCCCGCGAAGCGGCAATATTCTTTCATCCTTGTTTCGAATCCATACTTTTTTCAACTTTTCTCTTGCGCTTTTTCCCCCATATATAGTATTATTGTTGGTAGCCTGACACAATATGTTTGATTTAACAAGATCCTGAAACGAGTTCAGGATGACAACTGTCATGCCGAACTTGTTGCCGCTTCGCGGGAACGATGAAACCGTTTCGGCATCTATTCATAAGAGAGACTGTTTATGAAACTCTCCCGCCTTGAAATCTATGGGTTCAAGTCGTTCGCCAAGAAGCTCGATCTCAGCCTCACCGGGGGCACGACCGCGGTGGTGGGGCCGAACGGCTGCGGCAAAACCAACGTGGTGGATGCCATACGGTGGGTTTTGGGCGAACAGCGGCCCACCCTGATACGGCTCGAGCGGATGGAGGATGTGATCTTCAAAGGCTCGACCAACCGTAAGCCGCTCGGCATGGCGGAGGTCTCGCTCACCATTGAAAACGAATCGGGCCGTCTCCCCCTTGCCATGCCGGAAGTGACCGTTACCCGTCGGCTCTTCCGCTCCGGCGAATCGGAATACCTCATCAACAAAAAGATCTGCCGCCTGGCCGATATCAGCGATATGTTCATGGATACCGGCATGGGCACCGACTCATACAGCCTGTTCGAGCTCGGCATGATCAATTCCATCCTCTCGGACAAGACAGAGGACCGCCGCCACATCTTCGAGGAGGCCGCCGGGGTCACCAAGTACAAGGCGCGGCGGAGAACCGCGCTGAACCGTATGGCGAGCATCGAGGATGATCTCAACCGTGTGGGCGACATCATCGCCGAGCTTGAGCGTCGTGTGGAATCGCTCAAACGTCAGGCCCAGAAAGCGGCGCGCTACCGAAGCCTGAAGAGCGAGATCAAGGCCCGGATGATTTCAGGAGCTTCCCGTGAGATCGGCAGATTGAAGAAAAAGAGCGAGTCGGCTGAACAGGGACTCACCGCTGTGCTTTCCGCCGCGGAAGAGTTGAGGGGAAAAATTTCCGCCCTGACAGACTCAAGCGATATGCTCTCTTTAGACATTCTTGGAGCGGAAAAGGAACTTGCCGAAATAAACGTGCGCTATGATTCGTTCCGCAATACCATCGCTGAAAAGGAAAAAGAACTGGCCCGTCTGGATTCACGGCTGGAATATCTTGAAGAAGCCATTTCAAAAGCACGGGAAACGGCGGGAAACAATACCTCCGCCCTGGCCGGACTCGCAGAGAGCCACGGCCGATGCGCGGAAGAGCTGCATACGGTTGAAGAACGTTTGGTGGAAGTGGAGATTCAGTCAGGGACGCTGAGGGAGAAATTCCGGGAGTTTGAGCGGAAGGTTGCCGAAAGGACTGTCGCTCACCAGAACAGTGAAAGCGAATATCGCCGAATCGAGCGCGAGCTTTCCGCCTGCGGCTCCGCTGCTGATACGGTGCGGGTGAAGCGAGAGAGCGGGGAGGCTCGCCTCACGGAGATATCCCGGCGGAGCAGCGAGCTGGAAAAAGCTAGAGCGGAGGCGGCAGAGGAATGCGCCAGACTCGCTGAAGAACGTTGTTGTTATGCTTCACGGGAAAGGGAATTCACCGGTGTAATTTCTGAACTCAACTGTGCTCTCACTGATAAAAACCGTGCGATGGAAGCCCTGGACAAGCAGGCGCGTCAGGCTCGGGATATCCAGTCTTCCCTCCGGGCCGAACGGGATTTCCTTGCCGAGGTGATACGTACCGGCGAAGGATATTCCGGCGGAGTGAAAAGCGCCATGAATGCCGAAAACCTGAAAGGAAGGATCAGCGGTGTGCTGGCCGACCTGGTCTCAGCCGACGAGCGGTATGAGCGCGCCGTTGAATCCGCTCTTTTGGACCGCCTTCAGAGTATTGTAGTGGACAATCCTGATACCGCCCTGGAAGGCATCGGTTATCTCTCGACCAATCTCTGCGGAAGAGCTGCATTTCTGGCTATTGACGATGCCGAGCCGGAGCAGGAGATTCCGCTTCCCCACGACAGCGGATTACTCGGACCCGCAGCGCAGTTTGTCCGGGTGGATGAACGGTACCGGCCGGTCATACGGCGCCTGCTGCGGGGGGTGTACATTGTGGATTCGCTTGAAACAGCGTACTGGATGCATACCTGGAGCCGCGAGGGGAGATTTGTCACCCTGGACGGCGACATGGTCGGCTCGCAGGGGGATTATCACTGCGGCGGCATCAGCAAAGACGGACAAAGCGCCGCCATCGGACGGCGAGAGAAGCTGGAAAAGCTCACCGCCGCGCTGGAACAGGCTTCCGGCGATGCAAGCGATCTTGAGAAAAAGCGCGCCGCACTGACGGAGGATTACGAGTTCCTCCACACTTCTCTGAGAGACAAGGAGAGGGACCTGAATGAAGTGCGCAGGGAACTGGCCGGGATAACCGCACATGAATCGCGGGCCGCAGCAAAAAAAGAAGCTTCATCCGAAACGCTAGCCGCGCTGGGCAAAGAGGCTGCCGGCATTGAAGATACGTTTGAAAATTATGATGCTGAACTCGTCTCGCTCGAACAGAAAGCCGAACGTTTACAGGAGCAGTTCCGGGAGGCTGGCGACCGAGTTGGGAGCTCATCCGCCGATATCTCCGCTCTCCGTGAGGAACTGGAACATCACCGCGCCGGGGTCAATGAATGCGATGTCGAGCGGGCCGCTCTCACCGAAAAAAAGGCTGCGCTTTCCCGTGAGATACATACCATCGTTGAACGCCGGGAAACTCTTGCCCAGGCCGGATGCCGTATCCTGCATGAGATCGAAGACGCCGAAAACGAATCCCTCCAGGCCGGTATGAAAAAAAGTGAACTCTTTGCCGGACTCGAATCTCTCGATACAGGGTATACCAGCCTGCGCAGCCTTAAAGAGGAGAAGGAACGGGATTATAATGAGTTTCGCGCACGGAGAAGCGAATCGGAGCGGCAGCTTCAGAATCTTCGCCGCGACCAGGCGGATCTAGGGAAAGGAGAATCTTCACTTACCCTCGAGCGCGAAGAGGCCGCTTTGCAAATCAAATCCATTATCGAGCGGCTCTCCGATGAATATTTCATCACTGCCCGGGATATTCCGGAGCCTGTGCATGATCCGGATTACGACCCGGAACAGGAAAGATTCCTCCTTGAAGACCTGAAACGAAAAATCCAGGCGCTCGGCGATGTCAACATGGCCGCCGAAGCGGATTATCAGGAGGAAAAAAGTCGATTGGATTTCCTCACCCGCGAGCGGGATGACCTTGTGGAAGCCCGCCGCGCCCTGCATGAAACCATCCAGAAAATCAACAATATCGCCCGTGAGCGATTCAAAGAAACCTTTGAGCGCATCCGCATGAATTTCGGAAAAACCTTCGCCGATTTCTTCGAGGGCGGGGTCTGCGACCTGGCTCTCGATGAGAACGCGGACCCGCTCGAAGCCGATATCCTCATCACCGCCCGTCCCCCCGGCAAGAACGTCCGCTCCATCAGCCTGCTTTCGAGCGGGGAGCGCGCCCTTACCGCCATCAGCCTCCTCTTTGCCATCTACCTGGTCAAACCCAGCCCGTTCTGCATTCTCGACGAGGTTGACGCCCCGCTCGACGACGCCAACATCGACCGGTTCCTGCGTGTCATCCGCGAGTTCTCCCGCGAGACCCAGTTCATCATGGTAACCCACAACAAGAAGACCATGGCCGCCGCCGACAACCTCTACGGCATCACCATGGCGGAGCCGGGACTCTCAACTCTGGTCAGCGTCCGGCTGTCGCAGATTGACGGGGAAGAGAAGGAGCAGCGGGGGGAAAGAGAATTTCTGGAAGAGATGCAAAACCCTCTGTAAGGTTCAAGAAGAATTACTTGACAATTGTTCCACTTTTTCCTTATATATAGTAATAATAGGAATGGGCAAATCTTTTTCGGAATGATAATGTTACCATCCGATGTCGTTGGTTTCCATTATCATATGCAATAATTCAAACCATGAATGTATCAAATCCGGGAAGGAAAATGGCGCGAACCTGCTCGCTCGCTCGACACCCATTGCGTTTTCAGTTTCGGGAAAATACTGGGTCAACAACCACGCTCACGTTTTTAAGTTCGAGAATCCGGCCACACAGAAGTTCGTGGAGGTTTATCTCAACTCCATTTCCATCGAGGAGTTTGTCACGGGTGCGGCACAACCGAAGCTCAACCAACAAGCGTTGAACAGCATTCCAATTCCAATCCCTGACGATGTCGCCAAGCAATGGGCCATTGTCGCCGAGATCGAAGTCGAGCAGGCGCTGGTCGCCTCCAACCGCGAACTGATCGCGCGCTTCGAGAAGAAGATCCATGCCACCCTAGCCTGCGTCTGGGGTGAGGAGAAGCAAGTAGCGACGGAGAACTGAATGATGAATCTGCAACAAGCCTATTACGAACTCCGCTTCGTCGACGCTTTCCGAAGCGCCAAAGGCGATGCATTTCAAACCTTCTTCGAGAAGCTGATGGGCTTGGCATACAAAGCCGACTTCATGCCATGCCGACCGTGGGGCAACCAAGGCGACCGAAAAAACGACGGCTTCCTCAAATCGGAGCGGCGTTTGTTCCAAGTTTACGCCCCCAACGAAATGGAGGCGGCCAAGGCCATCGCGAAAATCAACGAGGACTTCGATGGTGCAAAGGCCTACTGG includes:
- a CDS encoding restriction endonuclease subunit S, whose protein sequence is MSLVSIIICNNSNHECIKSGKENGANLLARSTPIAFSVSGKYWVNNHAHVFKFENPATQKFVEVYLNSISIEEFVTGAAQPKLNQQALNSIPIPIPDDVAKQWAIVAEIEVEQALVASNRELIARFEKKIHATLACVWGEEKQVATEN
- the smc gene encoding chromosome segregation protein SMC, with the translated sequence MKLSRLEIYGFKSFAKKLDLSLTGGTTAVVGPNGCGKTNVVDAIRWVLGEQRPTLIRLERMEDVIFKGSTNRKPLGMAEVSLTIENESGRLPLAMPEVTVTRRLFRSGESEYLINKKICRLADISDMFMDTGMGTDSYSLFELGMINSILSDKTEDRRHIFEEAAGVTKYKARRRTALNRMASIEDDLNRVGDIIAELERRVESLKRQAQKAARYRSLKSEIKARMISGASREIGRLKKKSESAEQGLTAVLSAAEELRGKISALTDSSDMLSLDILGAEKELAEINVRYDSFRNTIAEKEKELARLDSRLEYLEEAISKARETAGNNTSALAGLAESHGRCAEELHTVEERLVEVEIQSGTLREKFREFERKVAERTVAHQNSESEYRRIERELSACGSAADTVRVKRESGEARLTEISRRSSELEKARAEAAEECARLAEERCCYASREREFTGVISELNCALTDKNRAMEALDKQARQARDIQSSLRAERDFLAEVIRTGEGYSGGVKSAMNAENLKGRISGVLADLVSADERYERAVESALLDRLQSIVVDNPDTALEGIGYLSTNLCGRAAFLAIDDAEPEQEIPLPHDSGLLGPAAQFVRVDERYRPVIRRLLRGVYIVDSLETAYWMHTWSREGRFVTLDGDMVGSQGDYHCGGISKDGQSAAIGRREKLEKLTAALEQASGDASDLEKKRAALTEDYEFLHTSLRDKERDLNEVRRELAGITAHESRAAAKKEASSETLAALGKEAAGIEDTFENYDAELVSLEQKAERLQEQFREAGDRVGSSSADISALREELEHHRAGVNECDVERAALTEKKAALSREIHTIVERRETLAQAGCRILHEIEDAENESLQAGMKKSELFAGLESLDTGYTSLRSLKEEKERDYNEFRARRSESERQLQNLRRDQADLGKGESSLTLEREEAALQIKSIIERLSDEYFITARDIPEPVHDPDYDPEQERFLLEDLKRKIQALGDVNMAAEADYQEEKSRLDFLTRERDDLVEARRALHETIQKINNIARERFKETFERIRMNFGKTFADFFEGGVCDLALDENADPLEADILITARPPGKNVRSISLLSSGERALTAISLLFAIYLVKPSPFCILDEVDAPLDDANIDRFLRVIREFSRETQFIMVTHNKKTMAAADNLYGITMAEPGLSTLVSVRLSQIDGEEKEQRGEREFLEEMQNPL